From the genome of Spirosomataceae bacterium TFI 002, one region includes:
- a CDS encoding NADP-dependent 3-hydroxy acid dehydrogenase YdfG, translating into MSKIALITGASSGIGWATAQAFAQKGINLVLCGRRKEKLEALKNELSSKVSCQILVFDVANKDEVQNAINTIDKIDILVNNAGNAHGFSSVDAGNLSDYDAMIDSNVKGLLYVSKAVLPKMVSQKSGHVINISSVAGKQTYANGTVYCATKKAVEAISEGMRLDLTQHGIKVTNIAPGAVETEFSEVRFKGDKDRAKKVYEGFEPLLAKDIADAISYAVSVPDHVTIADMTIYAKAQSAPTTVYKK; encoded by the coding sequence ATGTCAAAAATTGCTCTAATCACAGGTGCTTCTTCCGGAATTGGATGGGCTACCGCTCAAGCTTTTGCTCAAAAAGGAATAAACCTTGTCTTATGTGGTCGTAGAAAAGAGAAGCTAGAAGCTCTAAAGAATGAGCTAAGTTCCAAAGTCTCATGTCAAATTTTAGTTTTTGATGTAGCCAATAAAGACGAAGTTCAAAATGCAATTAACACCATAGATAAGATTGATATTTTGGTAAACAATGCCGGAAATGCACATGGATTTAGTTCAGTAGACGCTGGTAATTTATCGGATTACGATGCCATGATCGATAGTAATGTAAAAGGGCTTCTTTATGTGTCAAAAGCTGTTTTGCCCAAAATGGTTTCACAAAAAAGTGGGCATGTAATCAATATCAGTTCTGTAGCAGGAAAGCAAACTTATGCCAATGGTACTGTATATTGTGCGACCAAAAAAGCGGTGGAAGCTATCTCCGAAGGCATGCGTCTAGATTTAACACAACACGGAATAAAAGTGACTAATATCGCTCCGGGGGCTGTGGAAACCGAGTTTAGCGAAGTCAGATTCAAAGGTGACAAGGATAGAGCGAAAAAGGTCTATGAAGGATTTGAGCCTCTTTTGGCGAAAGACATTGCAGATGCAATTAGCTATGCAGTTTCGGTCCCTGACCATGTTACAATTGCTGATATGACAATTTATGCCAAAGCTCAATCAGCCCCTACTACCGTGTACAAAAAATAA
- a CDS encoding PepSY-associated TM region, which yields MAKKNLNSKMRSLHRDLGFFLVGIMAMYAISGIVLVFRNTDFLKTEEVIEKTIKPNLSIEDLGKEIKQKNLKADLNGSELVFKGGKYNVETGAVSFTTKELPFILDKMTHLHKANTDSPVYFLNIFFGFSLLFFVVSAFWMYTPKMPLFKKGMYFVAAGAILTVVLIFV from the coding sequence ATGGCAAAAAAGAATTTGAATTCAAAAATGAGATCGCTTCACCGTGACTTGGGTTTCTTTTTAGTAGGTATCATGGCAATGTATGCGATCAGCGGAATTGTTCTGGTTTTTAGAAACACCGATTTTTTGAAAACTGAAGAAGTAATTGAAAAAACAATTAAGCCAAACCTTTCTATTGAGGATTTAGGAAAGGAAATAAAACAGAAAAACTTAAAAGCTGATCTTAATGGAAGCGAGTTGGTTTTTAAAGGAGGTAAGTATAATGTAGAAACTGGGGCGGTTAGTTTTACTACAAAAGAGCTTCCTTTTATTCTTGATAAAATGACTCACCTACACAAAGCCAATACCGACTCTCCCGTTTATTTCTTAAATATATTCTTTGGCTTTTCACTACTATTCTTTGTAGTATCAGCCTTTTGGATGTATACCCCAAAAATGCCTTTATTTAAGAAAGGAATGTACTTTGTGGCTGCAGGAGCAATTCTAACAGTTGTTTTAATTTTTGTGTAA
- a CDS encoding putative transcriptional regulator, with amino-acid sequence MAIIVNLDVMMAKRKMSLNELSERVEITLSNLSILKTGKAKAIRFSTLEAICKVLECQPGDILEFREENLTLNS; translated from the coding sequence ATGGCAATAATAGTAAACTTAGATGTGATGATGGCAAAGCGAAAAATGTCGCTTAACGAACTTTCCGAAAGAGTTGAAATAACACTCTCAAACTTATCTATTTTAAAAACGGGAAAAGCTAAAGCAATTCGGTTTAGTACATTGGAGGCTATTTGTAAAGTTTTAGAATGTCAGCCAGGGGATATTTTGGAGTTTAGGGAAGAGAATTTAACCCTTAATTCTTGA
- a CDS encoding amidohydrolase, producing the protein MISVDRIKSLAAQNADKIVATRRHLHANPELSFEEHETAKFIADELRSMGLDPQEGVAGTGVVALVEGKNPGKKIIGLRADMDALPIVESNDIPYKSTKPGIMHACGHDVHTSSLLGCAMILSELKDEFEGTVKLVFQPAEEKAPGGASIMIKEGVLQNPSVNGMIGQHVAPNIEVGKIGFREGMYMASTDEIYMTIHGKGGHGAAPHQCVDPIVVASHIIIGLQQIVSRNRNPTNPSVLTFGRIEGLGATNVIPNEVKIEGTFRNMDEEWRAEGLTKMQKMAEGIADAMGARCEFYIEHGYPFLKNHPELTRKIRSFTETYMGIENVVDLDLWMAGEDFAYYSQVVDSCFYRLGTRNESKGIISGVHTPTFNIDEGALEIGMGLMAWNAINELTV; encoded by the coding sequence ATGATTTCAGTAGATAGAATTAAGTCATTAGCAGCTCAAAATGCAGATAAAATCGTGGCAACGCGACGTCATTTGCATGCAAATCCAGAGTTGTCTTTTGAAGAACACGAAACTGCTAAATTCATTGCTGATGAGTTGCGGTCAATGGGGCTGGACCCGCAAGAGGGTGTTGCCGGAACCGGTGTTGTAGCATTGGTCGAAGGGAAAAATCCCGGGAAGAAAATTATTGGTCTAAGAGCAGACATGGATGCCTTGCCCATAGTTGAGTCTAATGACATACCTTATAAATCTACTAAACCTGGTATCATGCATGCCTGCGGTCACGATGTTCATACCAGTAGTTTGTTGGGTTGTGCCATGATCCTTTCAGAATTGAAAGATGAATTTGAAGGTACAGTAAAACTTGTATTTCAACCTGCTGAGGAAAAAGCACCTGGAGGAGCATCTATTATGATCAAAGAAGGTGTGCTGCAAAACCCTTCAGTTAATGGAATGATAGGTCAACATGTTGCTCCTAATATAGAAGTTGGTAAAATTGGTTTCCGCGAAGGCATGTATATGGCAAGTACGGACGAAATCTACATGACTATTCATGGAAAAGGTGGACATGGGGCTGCTCCACATCAGTGCGTGGATCCTATAGTAGTTGCATCTCATATTATAATTGGTTTGCAGCAAATTGTTTCTCGAAATCGGAATCCTACCAACCCGTCAGTTCTTACTTTTGGTAGAATAGAAGGTCTTGGTGCTACTAACGTAATTCCAAACGAGGTAAAAATAGAAGGTACTTTTCGTAACATGGACGAAGAGTGGCGTGCAGAAGGCTTAACCAAGATGCAAAAAATGGCAGAAGGCATTGCAGATGCAATGGGAGCGAGATGCGAATTTTACATTGAACATGGTTATCCTTTTCTTAAAAATCATCCTGAACTAACTCGCAAGATTCGCTCTTTTACGGAGACGTATATGGGTATTGAGAACGTAGTTGATTTAGACCTATGGATGGCAGGGGAAGACTTTGCGTATTACTCTCAAGTGGTAGATTCTTGTTTCTATAGGTTAGGAACAAGGAATGAGTCTAAAGGCATAATATCCGGAGTTCATACACCTACTTTCAATATAGATGAGGGAGCTTTAGAAATTGGCATGGGGTTGATGGCTTGGAATGCAATCAACGAACTAACCGTTTAA
- a CDS encoding putative ABC transport system permease protein — protein sequence MMWLKIIWAKVMYKKLNSFLCVLLMAFGISIIALLLSLEKQMDGAFTKNIRGIDMVVGAKGSPLQLILSSVFQIDNPTGNVPLAEVNALKTNSQVKKVIPISMGDNYKGFRIIGTQNSYIEHFEGKIKSGLSFQKPLEVVIGASVANDLGLKIGAEFESTHGLDAAGEAHEDHDHFTVVGILDANGSPLDRLIITSLQSVWEVHHQDLDKPENLAVTAALVKFRSPMGLMTIPRNINENTSMQAALPSIEIDRLLQLFGSGLSLAKYLAFLIILISAVSVFISIYNTIKEGKGEIALMISLGANRWQLFTQFVGQGLVLGFLGYILGIFISKFMLFVASVFLKEKLILAVGWLNLSNSEIYLLFLALLISIFAAALPAIKVYGLNLSKTLATE from the coding sequence ATGATGTGGCTTAAAATAATATGGGCAAAAGTGATGTATAAAAAGCTGAACAGCTTTTTATGTGTCCTTTTGATGGCTTTTGGAATTTCTATCATTGCACTTTTGCTAAGTTTAGAAAAGCAAATGGACGGTGCATTTACCAAAAACATTCGTGGTATCGATATGGTAGTTGGAGCCAAAGGAAGTCCCTTACAATTAATACTCTCCAGTGTTTTTCAGATAGATAACCCTACAGGGAATGTGCCGTTGGCCGAAGTAAACGCCCTAAAAACTAACTCGCAAGTAAAAAAAGTGATTCCTATTTCAATGGGAGATAACTATAAAGGTTTCCGAATAATTGGAACTCAAAACTCATATATCGAGCATTTTGAAGGAAAAATCAAGTCAGGCTTAAGCTTTCAAAAACCCTTAGAAGTTGTGATTGGAGCGAGTGTTGCCAATGACTTAGGATTAAAGATTGGTGCCGAATTTGAAAGTACACATGGACTCGATGCTGCCGGAGAGGCTCATGAAGATCATGACCACTTCACGGTTGTGGGCATACTTGATGCAAATGGCTCGCCGTTGGATAGATTGATTATTACGTCATTACAAAGTGTTTGGGAAGTTCATCATCAGGATTTAGACAAGCCAGAGAATTTAGCTGTTACTGCGGCATTGGTCAAGTTTCGCTCTCCTATGGGATTAATGACCATACCTAGGAACATCAACGAAAACACAAGCATGCAAGCAGCATTACCTAGTATTGAAATTGATAGGTTGCTTCAACTATTTGGAAGTGGGCTTAGCTTGGCGAAGTATTTAGCCTTTTTAATTATTCTAATAAGTGCTGTAAGCGTATTTATTTCCATTTACAATACGATTAAAGAAGGCAAGGGAGAAATCGCACTTATGATTTCACTTGGAGCAAATAGGTGGCAACTATTCACTCAGTTTGTTGGTCAAGGACTAGTATTGGGGTTTTTAGGTTACATTTTAGGAATTTTTATTTCAAAATTTATGCTTTTCGTAGCAAGCGTATTCCTTAAAGAAAAGTTAATTCTTGCAGTAGGTTGGTTGAATTTGAGCAATTCAGAAATCTATTTGCTGTTTTTAGCGTTATTAATTAGTATTTTCGCCGCGGCATTGCCAGCGATAAAAGTATACGGTTTGAACTTATCCAAAACCTTAGCAACAGAGTAA
- a CDS encoding putative ABC transport system ATP-binding protein, translated as MQKPFFDLRISHKPKSMFLSSRNLSYQYPNSEKLLSFPDFELKQGETFLILGNSGSGKTTFIHLLSLLLPLQNGTLTILDKNIEAETSKNIHDFRAQNISVIHQKPYFVRSLNAMDNLKLSPYFQNEKFDLTNASYFAKKLGVDQLLNKKPDELSGGEQQRLSILRAIVNKPKLIFADEPTSNLDDDNCEKVFNSLQELSIESKATLVIVTHDTRLKTLIPNQLILQ; from the coding sequence GTGCAAAAGCCTTTCTTTGACCTACGTATTAGTCACAAACCAAAATCTATGTTTCTATCCAGTCGTAATTTATCCTATCAGTATCCAAATTCAGAAAAACTTCTTTCTTTTCCTGACTTTGAACTAAAGCAAGGAGAGACATTTCTAATACTTGGTAACTCGGGCTCGGGAAAAACTACATTTATACATTTACTATCCCTGTTGCTACCCCTACAAAATGGCACATTGACTATTTTGGACAAAAACATAGAAGCAGAAACTAGCAAAAATATTCACGATTTCAGGGCCCAAAACATAAGTGTAATCCATCAAAAACCATATTTTGTGAGGTCACTCAACGCGATGGACAACCTCAAACTAAGTCCCTATTTTCAGAACGAAAAATTCGACTTAACTAATGCATCTTATTTTGCTAAAAAACTTGGAGTTGATCAGCTTTTAAACAAAAAACCTGACGAACTAAGTGGTGGTGAACAGCAAAGGCTTAGCATATTGAGAGCCATAGTAAACAAACCAAAGTTGATTTTTGCCGACGAACCTACTTCAAACCTAGATGATGACAATTGCGAAAAAGTGTTTAATTCACTGCAAGAGCTCTCAATTGAAAGCAAAGCAACGCTCGTAATTGTGACACACGACACAAGGCTAAAAACTTTGATCCCTAACCAATTAATATTACAATGA
- a CDS encoding Alkyl hydroperoxide reductase subunit AhpC (peroxiredoxin) produces the protein MSIRLGDIAPDFSAETTQGHINFHEWLGDSWGMLFSHPADFTPVCTTELGKTALLKGEFEKKGVKVIAVSVDSLESHNKWVPDIEEINEVKMNFPIIADPDKKVAELYDMIHPNASVKATVRSVFIIGPDKQVKLTLTYPASTGRNFQELLRVIDSLQLTANYSVATPADWQDGDDAIVVPSISTEDAKVKFPKGVTELKPYLRYTPQPNK, from the coding sequence ATGTCTATTAGATTAGGTGATATCGCACCAGATTTTTCAGCAGAAACAACACAAGGCCATATTAATTTTCATGAGTGGCTTGGAGATAGCTGGGGTATGTTATTCTCGCATCCAGCTGATTTTACACCAGTATGTACTACTGAGCTTGGTAAAACTGCCTTACTTAAAGGGGAGTTTGAAAAGAAAGGAGTTAAAGTAATTGCAGTATCGGTTGATAGCTTAGAATCTCACAATAAATGGGTTCCAGATATTGAAGAAATCAATGAGGTAAAAATGAACTTCCCTATCATTGCTGATCCAGATAAAAAAGTGGCAGAATTATACGATATGATTCACCCTAATGCATCGGTAAAAGCAACTGTAAGAAGTGTGTTTATCATTGGACCAGATAAGCAAGTGAAATTGACATTGACTTATCCTGCTAGTACTGGAAGAAATTTCCAAGAATTGCTAAGGGTAATTGATAGCCTGCAATTAACAGCAAATTATTCAGTTGCTACCCCTGCGGATTGGCAAGATGGAGACGACGCTATCGTAGTTCCTTCAATTTCTACTGAAGATGCGAAGGTTAAATTTCCAAAAGGCGTTACGGAGTTAAAGCCATATTTGCGTTACACACCGCAACCAAACAAATAA
- a CDS encoding lysozyme, with protein sequence MNRSLKRFRFFYTWICDYKVYFCIYFLRVVKRRNYITWYDKLLNKLFTWQFGAIALFAGVLAALPSGVTDGKLKVLPAKIEVEIPMKFGTHGIDISHHNGDIDWDQVSSYNAHHSAVKFCFVKSTEGTDHVDHRFEEHWAELRERNIVRGAYHFFNVKSDPRLQALNFLLQVKLESGDLPPVIDFENGVSGLRNKLKLAENIKIFIDLIEKHYGVKPIIYTNKYLYKEYIQDNYKDYPVWISQYNTSTLDGYHDDHLAFWQYSMRGKVEGINADVDFNVFLGEETDFQKLLLP encoded by the coding sequence ATGAACCGAAGTCTTAAAAGATTTCGGTTTTTTTATACTTGGATATGCGATTATAAGGTTTATTTTTGTATATACTTTTTGAGAGTGGTAAAAAGAAGAAACTATATTACTTGGTACGATAAGCTACTGAACAAGCTATTTACATGGCAGTTTGGAGCTATTGCCTTGTTTGCTGGTGTACTAGCAGCCCTGCCTTCTGGTGTAACTGACGGTAAGCTCAAAGTATTGCCTGCCAAAATCGAGGTGGAGATCCCCATGAAGTTTGGAACACATGGAATTGATATTTCGCATCACAATGGAGATATTGATTGGGATCAAGTGTCATCTTATAATGCCCATCACTCTGCAGTTAAGTTTTGTTTTGTAAAATCAACAGAAGGAACTGATCATGTAGACCACCGTTTTGAGGAGCATTGGGCTGAGCTCAGAGAAAGAAATATTGTAAGGGGAGCATATCACTTTTTTAATGTCAAATCCGACCCTCGCTTGCAAGCACTCAATTTTCTATTACAAGTAAAATTAGAGTCAGGAGATTTACCACCAGTAATTGATTTTGAAAATGGTGTAAGCGGCCTTAGAAACAAATTAAAGCTTGCTGAAAATATCAAAATCTTTATTGATCTAATTGAAAAACACTATGGTGTAAAACCTATAATTTATACCAATAAGTACCTCTATAAAGAGTACATACAAGACAATTACAAGGATTATCCTGTATGGATATCACAATACAATACCAGTACATTGGATGGATACCACGACGATCACTTAGCTTTTTGGCAATATAGCATGAGAGGTAAAGTAGAAGGCATAAATGCCGATGTGGATTTCAATGTATTTCTCGGTGAAGAAACCGATTTTCAAAAACTTTTGCTTCCATAA
- a CDS encoding glucose-6-phosphate isomerase — translation MLPNVSFDQTTAFRKLKSHQKTISKKTIKELFAEDPKRFKKFSIQFQDILVDYSKNRINGRTMKALVQLAEECGLPAAIDAMYAGEEINVTEGRAVLHTALRNQSDRPILVDGKDVMPDVRAVLDKMKRFSDQVRNGEWKGYTGKSITDIVNVGIGGSDLGPVMVTEALKPYQKKGLNLHFVSNVDATHIIETLKGLNPETTLFLIASKTFTTQETMTNAGSAKNWFLETAIDGEHVKKHFVAISTNTEGVASFGIDTANMFGFWDWVGGRYSLWSAIGLSIACGIGYNNFAELLKGAFEMDEHFRTTKLERNIPVILGLLGIWYNNFYGASSHAILPYDQYMHRFAAYFQQGDMESNGKYVDRNGNKVNYETGPIIWGEPGTNGQHAFYQLIHQGTKLIPCDFIAHAQSFNDIGQHHQMLLANFFAQTEALMNGKSEEEVEGEMKAAGMNLADIEKLKNFKVFEGNRPTNSILVKKLKPKTLGTLLAMYEHKIFVQGIIWNIYSFDQWGVELGKQLAKAILPELASDEEVSSHDGSTNGLINSYKKWRV, via the coding sequence ATGCTTCCAAACGTTAGTTTTGATCAAACAACTGCTTTCCGTAAGTTAAAATCACATCAAAAAACAATTTCAAAGAAAACGATTAAAGAACTTTTCGCAGAAGATCCAAAGCGATTCAAAAAGTTCTCTATTCAATTCCAAGATATTCTTGTTGACTATTCTAAGAATAGGATCAACGGGCGTACTATGAAAGCTCTTGTGCAATTGGCAGAAGAATGTGGTCTTCCAGCTGCGATAGATGCAATGTACGCTGGTGAAGAAATAAATGTAACTGAAGGAAGAGCCGTTTTACATACAGCCTTGAGAAATCAAAGCGATAGACCAATCTTGGTCGACGGTAAAGATGTAATGCCGGATGTTCGTGCTGTATTAGACAAAATGAAACGTTTCTCTGACCAAGTAAGGAATGGTGAATGGAAAGGATATACTGGTAAATCCATTACGGATATTGTTAATGTTGGTATTGGTGGTTCTGATTTAGGTCCTGTAATGGTTACAGAAGCTTTAAAGCCATACCAAAAGAAAGGGTTGAATTTACATTTTGTTTCTAATGTGGATGCTACACATATAATAGAAACCTTAAAGGGATTGAATCCAGAAACAACACTTTTCTTAATAGCTTCAAAAACGTTTACTACTCAGGAAACAATGACAAATGCTGGTTCTGCGAAGAATTGGTTTTTGGAAACTGCCATTGATGGAGAACATGTGAAAAAGCACTTTGTGGCTATTTCGACTAATACAGAAGGTGTTGCGTCTTTTGGTATTGACACTGCAAATATGTTTGGTTTTTGGGATTGGGTAGGAGGAAGATACAGTCTTTGGAGTGCCATAGGTTTGTCTATTGCCTGTGGTATTGGATATAATAACTTTGCAGAACTGCTCAAAGGTGCTTTTGAAATGGACGAACATTTTAGAACCACAAAACTTGAAAGAAACATTCCTGTAATTTTAGGATTGTTGGGTATCTGGTATAATAACTTTTATGGGGCGTCTTCACACGCTATTCTTCCGTATGATCAATATATGCATCGTTTTGCCGCTTATTTCCAACAAGGTGATATGGAGTCAAACGGTAAGTATGTAGATAGGAACGGTAATAAGGTGAATTATGAAACTGGGCCAATTATATGGGGAGAGCCAGGGACAAATGGTCAGCACGCCTTTTATCAATTGATACATCAAGGCACAAAGCTTATTCCTTGTGACTTTATAGCACATGCACAAAGCTTCAATGACATAGGACAACATCATCAAATGCTTCTTGCCAATTTCTTTGCACAAACCGAGGCACTCATGAATGGTAAATCTGAAGAAGAGGTTGAAGGCGAAATGAAAGCTGCTGGAATGAACCTTGCTGATATTGAGAAATTAAAAAACTTCAAAGTGTTTGAAGGTAATAGGCCAACCAATTCTATTTTGGTTAAAAAGCTAAAGCCTAAAACCCTCGGTACTCTACTTGCCATGTATGAGCACAAGATATTCGTTCAGGGAATAATCTGGAATATTTACAGCTTTGATCAGTGGGGAGTAGAGCTAGGTAAGCAACTTGCCAAAGCTATACTTCCTGAATTGGCGAGTGACGAAGAGGTTTCAAGCCACGACGGATCTACAAATGGTTTGATTAATTCTTACAAAAAGTGGAGAGTATAG